From the Deltaproteobacteria bacterium genome, the window CCCGTTCCTTGTCGACATCCACCTGAATCGGTTCATCCGCACTGTTTTTGTATCGGGCCATTTTTATGTCCTGGCAAGACTCCACGATCAACGGATAGGAGAGACGGTACTCACCTTCCCCGGTCTCTCCCTTTTTCAGAAGACGTGTCTGGAACTCGTACAGGATCCCCCGTGCCGAATTGTAACGGACGAGCAGTTCCCTCCCCTCCGTCAGGCCTGGATCTGCTGCGAGACGGTTCATAACCCGAATCCGCAGAAGACCCTCCCGCTGTGAATGATTGATGGCACACAAAAAAGCGGTACAAAGTTCCGTGCCTTCTTCTCCCGCGATCCGGAGCGGAATACGATGATCCTGCGTCCAGTCAAGATGTTCCCGAATGGCGGCTGCATCGGAGATCATTCCCCGGACGACTTTTTTCCTGCGAAAGAGATTAAAAAACATCGGTGCCTCCTACCCTCTTCCCATTTTATGGAAAATAGCTGCCTGTACATCCCGTTTGCGGCCGGTCCATTCCGGTGCCACCAGTCGTGCAGGAGGGGCTTCCCCCATGAATCGATGGATCACCATCCGGTCGGAGATCCTCTCCACGATTCGGCAGACAATCTCAACATATTCTTCCTGCTCCAGGAGGGGGATTTGCCCGGCACGATATGCCTGTTCCAGCGGCGTCCCTTTCAGTACATGAAGATGGTGGAGTTTGATCCCTTCGACCTGAAGATCGAGCAATGCCTGAACGGTCTCGATCATATCGTTCATCGATTCGCCCGGCAGTCCCAGGATCACATGGGCGCAGAGGGGAATCTCCCGTTGATGGGCACGTTGCACGGCGTCTACGACACAGGCGAAATCATGACCTCGGCCGATTCTTTGCAGGGTCCGGTCGTGGGCTGACTGGACGCCGATTTCAAGATCCAGATATTCAAGACGTGCCTGAAAGGCTGCGATCAGATCGAGTACCGTATCCGGCAGGCAGTCCGGCCGGGTGCCGATGGAAAGGCCGACGACCTCTTCGACACCGATCGCCTCTCCCCAAAGTCTTTGAAGGCGGGGAATCGGGGCATAAGTATTACTGAAGGGCTGAAAATAGGCTATGAACTTATCGGCCCGGAAACGCTTCTTTCCATAGGCGATACCCGAACGAAGCTGCGCCGTGATGGATTTCCCCGGATCGGACCCGGTCGCAGCGGAGCCGTTTGCATCACAGAAGAGACAGCCTCCCGTTGCAAGAGTTCCATCACGATTGGGACAGGTCAGACCGGCATGGAGGGGAATCTTGTGGACCCGGCAGCCGAAATACCGGCGTAGTTCCGCTCCCAACGTCCGGATCGGCACTTTCTTTTCCAGGATCTCTGCCTGCGACATCTTGATCGGTTTCCTATTTCTTTTCCGCCGGTTTTGTGTAGAGTGTAATAAACCCGGAGAGATGTTTCCGCTCGGTCAGGCGGGCCATCACATCTTCGGCCTCGTCATGACCGACGTAACGGCCGACACGGACACGGTACCAGACCCCTTTTCCGGGAATCGTCTTGATCATGGTATAGGCCGGATATCCTTCCTGCTGAAGCTGTTGAGAGAGTTTGTCGGCCGCGTCGGCTCTTTCAAAGGCTCCGATCTGGATGGTATAGAGGGAAGGGATGGTCTGGATCGGATGGGGTACAGGTACCGGGGCCGCCGTGCCGGGCAACCCGGAGGAGGGCTCCGCGGTAAGATCATCGAGGGTGTTTTGCAGATTCTCCTCTGCGTCTCCCGTTCCCCCGGTCGGGGTCTCTCCTTGCACCACTGCCGGACTGTTCATCGTGCCGGAACCGCCCCTTGCCGGAACGGAAGGGAGTACATCCCCGGCCGACATCTTTGTCTCTGAAACAGCGGTTTGGTTTGTCGGCAGAGAGTCCGCCTCCGTCCAATGCTCCGGCCTGTCCGGTACGGGGAACAGTCTTCCGACCAGGAAACCCGCAGTGAAGATCAAAAGACCGATCACGATTGCCGCAGCGACGATCCCTTTAAACTCCCGGTTGCCGAGATGCAATTCATAATCTTCACGGATCCGATCTAAATCGATCATCTCTTTCGTCATGGTTGCCTCTGCTTTTACATTCTCTCCGGCGCTGAAACGCCGACCAGATTCAAGGCGTTATGAATTACGGTCCGCACCGCTCCGATCAGACAGAGCCGGGCAAGACTTTTTTCCATGTCCTCGGAAAGGACCCGGTGTTTGAAATAGTAGGCATGAAGCCGGGTGGCCAGATCCTGCAGGTAGAAGGGGATCCGGTGAGGTTCCATGGTATCGGCGGCCCCTTCCACCACGTCGGGAAAGGTCCCGAGGAGCTTGATCAGTTCCCGCTCTTCGGGAAGCTCCAGCCGTTCCAGAGGCGCTTTCGCCACCCGATCAAGGGGAAACCCCTTTTCTTCCGCCTGGCGGAAGACACTGCAGATCCGGGCATGGGCATACTGTACATAATAGACGGGGTTTTCATTGCTCTCGGTCTTCGCCAGGTCAAGATCGAAATCGAGATGGGAATCATAACGGCGGAGGAGAAAGAAGTAGCGGGCCACATCCGCACCGACCTCCTCCACCACTTCCGAGAGGGTCACGAACTCTCCGCTCCGTTTGCCCATCCGGACCGGTTTCCCCTGCCGCAGGAGATTTACCATCTGGATCAACAGGACTTGCAGACTCTTCGCATCGTACCCGAGGGCCTCGATGGCGCTCTTGATCCGTGCCACATACCCGTGATGATCGGCGCCCCAGATATTGATCAGTCGATCAAAACCGCGCTCCATTTTCTCCCGGTGATAGGCGATATCCGACGCAAAATAGGTGTGGTCGCCATTCCCCTTGATGAGGACCCGGTCTTTGTCGTCACCCAAGTCGGAAGTCCGAAGCACGCAGGCTCCGTTCTCTTCATGGAAGAGCAGGTCCTTCGCCTCCAGCACCTCCATGCATTCCCGGACCTTGCCCATCTTGTGGAGGGATCGTTCCGAGAAAAAACGGTCAAAACGGACCCCGATCTTCTGCAGATCCTCGTTAATCCCTTCCAGAATCTCTTTCGCAGCAAGATCTGCGAACCGGGGGATGACTTCCTCTTCGGGGAGGGAGAGATACCGATCCCCCTCGCGCT encodes:
- a CDS encoding SPOR domain-containing protein; translated protein: MTKEMIDLDRIREDYELHLGNREFKGIVAAAIVIGLLIFTAGFLVGRLFPVPDRPEHWTEADSLPTNQTAVSETKMSAGDVLPSVPARGGSGTMNSPAVVQGETPTGGTGDAEENLQNTLDDLTAEPSSGLPGTAAPVPVPHPIQTIPSLYTIQIGAFERADAADKLSQQLQQEGYPAYTMIKTIPGKGVWYRVRVGRYVGHDEAEDVMARLTERKHLSGFITLYTKPAEKK
- a CDS encoding PilZ domain-containing protein; this translates as MFFNLFRRKKVVRGMISDAAAIREHLDWTQDHRIPLRIAGEEGTELCTAFLCAINHSQREGLLRIRVMNRLAADPGLTEGRELLVRYNSARGILYEFQTRLLKKGETGEGEYRLSYPLIVESCQDIKMARYKNSADEPIQVDVDKERGVVIDIGLKGLRFTSNKVFKTGTLLQNLQVELPRYGRVEGKAVVKYTQPASDYPLWRYLCGVEFTELKPKDHRRLNRYVNRMVQVTRV
- a CDS encoding TIGR01212 family radical SAM protein (This family includes YhcC from E. coli K-12, an uncharacterized radical SAM protein.) translates to MSQAEILEKKVPIRTLGAELRRYFGCRVHKIPLHAGLTCPNRDGTLATGGCLFCDANGSAATGSDPGKSITAQLRSGIAYGKKRFRADKFIAYFQPFSNTYAPIPRLQRLWGEAIGVEEVVGLSIGTRPDCLPDTVLDLIAAFQARLEYLDLEIGVQSAHDRTLQRIGRGHDFACVVDAVQRAHQREIPLCAHVILGLPGESMNDMIETVQALLDLQVEGIKLHHLHVLKGTPLEQAYRAGQIPLLEQEEYVEIVCRIVERISDRMVIHRFMGEAPPARLVAPEWTGRKRDVQAAIFHKMGRG
- a CDS encoding arginine--tRNA ligase, which gives rise to MKTTLTEILTDTLESARRDGSLSLDHLPVIQLDVPKDPRFGDIATNLAMVMAGPLKQSPRKIASVLVEHIPESNGLIDRCEIAGPGFINFFLKDDYWLRTLREIQTLGEKYGRSDRGKGALVLLEFVSANPTGPLHIGHGRGAVVGDALARILDASGYKVTREFYINDAGRQLRVLGRSVWLRYRRLFDPAVLFPGEDVYPGEYVIEIAKGIREREGDRYLSLPEEEVIPRFADLAAKEILEGINEDLQKIGVRFDRFFSERSLHKMGKVRECMEVLEAKDLLFHEENGACVLRTSDLGDDKDRVLIKGNGDHTYFASDIAYHREKMERGFDRLINIWGADHHGYVARIKSAIEALGYDAKSLQVLLIQMVNLLRQGKPVRMGKRSGEFVTLSEVVEEVGADVARYFFLLRRYDSHLDFDLDLAKTESNENPVYYVQYAHARICSVFRQAEEKGFPLDRVAKAPLERLELPEERELIKLLGTFPDVVEGAADTMEPHRIPFYLQDLATRLHAYYFKHRVLSEDMEKSLARLCLIGAVRTVIHNALNLVGVSAPERM